The Betaproteobacteria bacterium genome contains the following window.
TAAGAGCGCTGCAGGTTGTTCGCGGCATTGTAAGGTGCGCGAGACACATCATGCTCGCATTCGCCAGCAACTGCCCGAAGTGCTGCAGGCGATCGTGCCACTCGTGGGGACTTGGTCGAAACGGTGCTGGCCGAGCAAGGCGTGAGGCAGGGGCAATAAGGGCAGTTCTTCCGATCCGGAAACAGTGGTAGTCTTACCGAGTATTACCGACGAGCCGACGATGGAAACCACATCCGTAACCAGCAAGGGTCAGGTCACGATTCCGAAGCCGCTTCGGCAGCGATTGGGGCTCCATCGGGGCAGTAAGATCGAGTTCGTCGTTGTTGGCGATCGTGTCGAAATGCGCGTCGTCAGCCGGCCCGCCGCACTTGCGGAAAGCGGATTTGGAATGCTCAAGAGCAAACGTGCACCCGCGCCGGCGGATTTGGACCCGGCCAGCTTGCTGGTCAGGGGGAGGAAGGAGCGTGCTCGGCGTATGGGGCTGTCTCCGCGGGTCGTGGTTCCGGAGTAATTCAACATCCGGCGCCACGGCTGTTGGCTACATGACTACGCAGCGCCAGGCCGCATCGCCGCCGCAAGCGCCTCGAACGGCAACTGCACGCAGCGGTAGCGGCTCGGATGACCGTGCACCGGCGCGAACACCGCCAATTCGTCCCAGCCCGGCGGCGCGGGCGAGCCTTCGCGCAGCATGGCGGCCACCTGGGCGCCGATGCGCTCGATGGCGGCCAGGTCGGCGCCGGGCGCCCGCTTGCCGATCGCGGATGCGGCCGCGCGGCACAGCAGGCAGCCCTTGACGTCGTGCGCGAGCGCGCGGATGCGGCCGTCCGCAAGCGCCACCTGCATCTCGACGCAATCTCCGCAAAGCGGATTGTCGAGAAAGGCGCGGCCGTTCGGCGACTCGAGCGCGCCGTGGCCGGTAGCTTCCGCCGCCAGCGATTTGATCGCCTGCTGATAGATCTCGGCTGCGCTCGACACGCTTTCCTCGATTCGTCACCACGCGGATGAGGACCGCGGGCGGGCACTCGCGGCTGAGCACGCGCGCAGCCCGACAAGGGCAATACACGTAAACCCGGATCGCCTCACCTTATCACGGATCGCAGCGCGGGCGTCCGGAAGGCGCACGAGTGCGGCACGGTGCGACTTTGGCCCTCCGGCCGAGCCGGCGGCTATCATGCCGTTCTTGGGGCAGTTCATCGATGCCCGTAGAGGAATTACTTGGACGAAACCGCGGCACGCCAGGTCTTGCTCGTTCGCGCGGCCGAGGCAGCCGATGCCGCAAGCGCCCTGCTCACCGAGGACGATCGACGCTATGCCGCGCGCGCGGCGGCCGAGCTCGTGCGCTGGCGGGCGGCCGACCGCGGCGAGCGTGCGAGTGCCGAGGCATTCGTCGCCAAGCGCGCCGAGCTGCTGGCCGCGAAGCTCATC
Protein-coding sequences here:
- a CDS encoding AbrB/MazE/SpoVT family DNA-binding domain-containing protein, with translation METTSVTSKGQVTIPKPLRQRLGLHRGSKIEFVVVGDRVEMRVVSRPAALAESGFGMLKSKRAPAPADLDPASLLVRGRKERARRMGLSPRVVVPE
- a CDS encoding iron-sulfur cluster assembly scaffold protein; its protein translation is MYQQAIKSLAAEATGHGALESPNGRAFLDNPLCGDCVEMQVALADGRIRALAHDVKGCLLCRAAASAIGKRAPGADLAAIERIGAQVAAMLREGSPAPPGWDELAVFAPVHGHPSRYRCVQLPFEALAAAMRPGAA